Part of the Tenebrio molitor chromosome 4, icTenMoli1.1, whole genome shotgun sequence genome, CCTCAAATATATCCCACGCCAGAGCCATTAAAAGATTTTGGGTCTTATCTACACTGGAATATTCTAAAAGGACGAAATCTACGAAAGCAGCTTGGAAAAAGTCTGACGCGACTGACGAAAAGGATTTTGATATTTATTGGTTAGTAAGATTTTATTACGTTGCAGCAATTTATTTAACCAatcgaaaacaattttaagtGGTTGACAGTTACAGTCAAAGTGATGAAAAGAATTCGAACAAACTATAACAagtttgtaattatttaattttttactattgtagcacaaatgtcattgtttttaaattcacgAAACCACACACTTTTCATACAGTTATAATGTAATTAGAGAAATCCTATTTGTCAAAAGATATTGTTATTTTGGTTTCTGTGAGGCATATGTTCCTGCGGACAGCCCTCGTACATGGTGGACCGCGAACTGTTTGCGTGACCCTCGTATTTAAGAATTTGCAAGATCTAACGGTGCCAGTTATTTGCACCGAATCGTAACTGTGAATGTACAAAAGAACATTTTTGTGCTGCTCACCGTGAACATGCGGatttgattttataaaatgatttcatttttgttgggGTTTCCATTATAAAACTagtcattaataaaaatgcaagCCTTACAGTTGAGTAAAACCCCCGAGTGGCCGCAAAATCCAATTAAAAATTCCAACCGGCAAAATAAAACCGCCGCCGCCGCTAAAATCGAATCGTAATTACAAAATCGATGGTCGAGGATCGTTTTTATTCGCgctttcaaatttttacaagCTTTTTATCGTATTATATTCGGACATTTTTTCGCCGGCGTAATCCCCGCGGCTCATCAATTACCGCTTAATCGACGGCGAGGGTGTCGGTGTATTTTTCCGGGGTGCAACAGATCGCGTCGATCACCGGACCGGAGTCCGAGCAACAGATACCGGAATCCCGGAGCGATCGCTCGATTAATCGACGTCTCCGCTAATTTCTCGAGCGAAATCGATCGGCCAGAGCGATCGTCAAGGTCTGGCGGTTTTTATTGGGGAGCGCCGTCCTCGTTTGACGTTCAGGGGGGTGGAAAATTATGGGGAGTTAATAAATGAACGAAGAAGGTAGAACCCCGAGTGGCGGTATCGACTGCACAATACGATGCAAATGGTGCAGAAAAGACCAAATCAGATTCTCGTCGAGGAATTGGAACAGGTAACTGTGGAATTGACTCTTAGATGCAACAAAAACTCCGCACTCGTTAAActttaaaatgaaatgttGAATTCTAGTGAAAGACTTGCGGAGATTTATTCATTTAGTTTTTCCGTTAACTCGTTCAATTTTAATCAGATCGATTGAGCGCGATAAAGAAGTGCACAGGAAGTGCAAGTGCTAGTTCAGTTCAGGTCGTTGCCTGGAACAgtttaataaagttaaaagTGCATCGATTGGGGCGCAACAATTGCAAAATTGTTCTATCGATTAAAATTTGTAGCGTAGTCTTGGAAAGAGAACGAAATCGATATAAAACTGTCGATTATACCACTCCTTTCGACCCATTTATTatcgattaaaataaaatttaccttGAACTGGGTGACAAgacaataattgttttgttagAAATACTATCGCAAAAGTTTGtcgattatattttttaattttgtgacAATCGATTGACTGATTTATTGtcgaaagtaaaaatcaattaaatcgTGCGACACAAGAATTGAGATTAAATGTCGAAGCAAGTTCAAAGTTTTAGAGGTATCGTAAAATGTAAGAATCGATTTTTACGTCGATCGTATCgattttgtattaatcaaaCTGTGGACAGTGAATTTATGCTTCGCTACAGAGAAAGCTTGACGTAAAATCGATAGTCGTAAAGGGAGCTTGGAGGGCAAGAATTACAAAATTCTCTTAGATATTCTGTCGATTGAAACTTACGCAGTTTGGTCGCGAAATATAAACGAAATCGATAGAAAACTGTCATTTATAGTTTATACCACACCTCTAACGCTAACTGCCTGACAAGATAATCGATACAATCATTATCTTTCGTGTTTTGGTAGAAATACTATCACAAAAGTTTGTCgattatatttttcatttcgtGACATAATCGACCGTCTTAGTTGATTGTCGAAAGTAAAAATCGATTAAATCAAACGACACATGAGTCAGTCGAAATTAAACTTCCAAGCTTGCGATCTTTGCGTTATAGTTTCGAAGATATCGAAAGTTGTAAAATGCAAGAATCGATTTTTATGTTGATCGTATCgattttgtattaatcaaaCTATGAACAACAAATGTTGTGACGCTAGACGAAAAGCTTGGAGTAAAATCGATAGTCGTAAAGAGAGCTTAGAGGTCAACAATTCTCTTAGATATTCTGTCGATTGAAACTTACGCAGTCTAGTCGCGGAATATAAACGAAATCGATACAAGGCTGTCGTTTATACCACTCTTCTCACGCTGTTTATTGGCGATTAAGATCTAGCTTAAATTGGCTGGCAAGAAAATCGACACAATCGTTATCTTTCGTGTTTTGGTGGAAATACTATCACAAAAGTTTGTCGattagatttttaatttagtgaCATAATCAACCGTCTGGTCGATTGTCGAAAGTAAACATCGATTAAATTAAACGACACATAAGTCAGTCGAGCTTAAACGTCCAAGCTTGCCATAGTTTCGGAGGGTTCGATAGTCGTAAAATGTAAGAATCGACTTTTATGTCAATCGTATCGATTTTGTACGAATTAAATAGTAGACAGGGCATTTGTGCGACGGAAAGCTTGGTGTAAAATCGATAGTCGTAAGTAAAGCTATCACCGAATGAAAGATAATCGACTGGGGTTAAGTTCAACTTCTTCGAACTGTTGTTAATAAGGTATATCAGTTTGTCAGTTTCTCTTCGCTATAATCGTCTTTCTCTTTAAACTCAAATTTAGGAGCAAATTTGTCTTCTTTATGCCAATCTTGATTGCTGTGTAATCTCTGCCGACCTCTTTTCCCTACTCTTTTGTTCATTATACACTTTTGTGTGTTTGGGTCTGATTTCTGCACCCTTTGTTTGATCATTTTCTATTCGATATTCTTTTGTATCCCATCATTTGTTTCTTTAGTAGATACATTATCGATTAGTCGAATTATACACTGTTTTCATTCATCCATGTTTATTGTCGAATTCTTTtttaatgtcaacaacgttttttactttttacgattttcctttttttcttctatCGATTGAAAAACTCACAAAAGTATTTCATACACATTTCCAATTAAAGTACTCTTAAAGAATCGTTAATCGTCATAAACCAAACTGatttttgtcttttaaaaGTTTTGTCTGAGAATCGTTAGTCGTAAGTAATGGGTCAATCCTTCCGTTAAAAACCAGCCCCCGATTGGGCGCcatttgatttttccctcCCCCAAAATCAAAAACGCGGACAGTAACCTTGTTGGAGAACCGCAAAACGGGTCCAGACGGTCGACCTCCGAACCTGGCGGTAGCGACCCTTCAGATGGGATTATTTCAATCAAATTTGGCAGGAACACACCTCTTACACCCCCTGACCCTTTGCGAAATCCCTCCGCTGACACTTTATCCCTTGGAGGGTTTGAAAAGGCGCACCCCTTCCAATAACCGATATTTACTCGACAATACAACGCCTCCAAAGCGATAAATTAACGACCACCGACAATAACGACAGCCCTGTCGTGATTCGGGCCTCGATGAAACCGATTCGCTTTTGTGGAACGTGCCCCGCATATCAAAGCGAGGTGCGAAAACAGATTTAAGATCGGCGGAAATGTGTCTCGTTGCCGGCTGGGGCGCTTCCGGTCCGCCGATTTCCATCAAATCCGGTGGAAACACCGCCTCGACCCCCACCAAAACAACTTCGCCTGACCGGGTGTCGCCCCGGGATTCCCCCGCGGACATCTGCGTTTCGCaattattttgtcatacaATACAGCCCCCTAGATTGCTCTTTATAAACTTGATTTATCTTTAAGTGACATTATGCGAAGTTTCCGACTCCTGGGGAAACTTCCCGTAACATCCAACTTTTATAATTGCATGTTAATAATTCCGGAAAGTTTCTCTTTTTGTGGGGGGCGGGGCAACAGCGGTAATGGATATGGGCCCAGTTAATTGGATTCGCTGCCGTTAATTGAGCGGCCTTGAAACTCCACTTCTCGTTACATCAACTCCGTTTGTTCTTTTGTTTCACCGGACCGAGCCTCTCCAGCCGACTATTATTAAAGCGCGCCCGGAGGATTTATGATCCGGACGATGCGACTTCGCTGTTTTAATCAGCGCCTACGTCACAAGTGAACTTCGAAACGATTAATCCGTTTTGATACCAGCTCCCGTCAAATAACGTCACGTCGTAAACAACGACGCCACGAGCTGGGCGCCACAACGGACACGCGTTGAGCGTCAAACGGACACTCGTTGGGCGCCAGACTGATGTAAGCGTTTGTTTTCAGGAGCCCAAGTGGAGGTGACCCCCAGGGAAGTGCTGGTGCTCCCGGGCCAGAACGTGACCGTCATGTGTCGAATGTCGGTGCCGCTGCAGTACTGCAGGGTGGAGATCCCGGGCATGAGGCCCCTCAATCTGAACAACAAGCTCTCGAATGCGGAAGTGTCGTACTACGGGTCGGGCCTGGGGGCGGGACATTGCGGCTTCACCCTGAACCACGCCACGGAGAAGAACAACGGCGACGTCAAGTGCAATTTGGGGATAGAAACGGAGGCGATGGAGTCGACGGGGACCGCCCAGCTCATCGTAGCGAGTAAGTGTCGCCTGGTGTTGGAGGTGTCGGAGCTGAAGGTGGTGTTGCAGAGGCCCCGAAGATGCCAGAACTGGACTTGAGTCGCGGCACCGACTCCGTCAACATCTACAAGATCAACGACATACTCCAGGCGTCTTGCATAGTGAGGGACGGTAGGCCGGTGGCCAACATCTCTTGGTTCCTGAACGACGAGCCCATCTACCGAGACCAGTTGAGCATGGCGAGCATCATCGACATCTACAAGGAGAATCTGCACTCCATATTGCAGAATCTGACGAGAGTGCTCCAAGCCTCGGACAACGGGAAGCACCTCCGCTGCGTGGCTTACCACCCGGCCTACCCCAACGGCATGGCTGAGACCCAGCGGCAGCTCGACGTCAAATGTAAGTAACACTTCTGGGTGAAGAATGGCTGACTTGAGAGTCGACTTCTAGACGCGCCTCTGCCGCAAGGAGAACTCGACAAGTTCGGGTACACGGTGGGACAACCTGGGTTGATCACTGTGGTCGTGGAGGCCAATCCCAAACCCCACATCGAGTGGGACATCGGGAGCGAGAGGATCAAGGAGAATGAGAACGACCAGACCGGACGGATCGAAGCTGAGACCGTGAAGGACATGGGTAACGGACGGTACGACATCAGCTTGAGGATCGCGGCCATCAACAAACGCGACACGGAGAAGGTGTACGTGCTGAGGGCCTACAACGACATGGGGGACCAGCAGTACACCATCAAAATCTCCACGAGTCCGGAACCGGAAGGTAATAATAATACGCAATCGAAATCTGGTACTACCAACCAAAATCGATGTTGTTAAATCGGGTGCACACAGTTAAATTGGAGATGTTATAAAATGCTTTGGTATTTCATGCTGCTTGGTAGGCTTTCACAAGTTCTTGCACCAAACCAAGCTGTACGGTAAGCAATGTCACCTGCGCGCCGCCCCCACCGAGCGCACTCTCTAATTTCTCCATTTCCGCAGGGATCGAGCTGGGAATCGGCGGCATCATCGGCATCGTGATCTCCGTCATGGTGGTGATCTTGCTGGTGTTCATCCTGGTGTTCGCCAAGGTGACCGGTAGATGGTGCTTCAGCGGTAAGTGTGGTTGTCCGTCCCGTTAGTCGACCGTGAAACGGCTGCAATTAATTGTTGTGATCGATGTGACCGCGAAACAAAAGCTGATCGGTAGGGCGGGAGGCAAAATATCCTTAATCCTAGTTTACCTAGTGCATGGTGGTCGGTTGCATGTCGGTGTGTTGCCTCGTTCGCCTAGTTAGTTCTTGTCCGTTGTAGATGGCGCCACAGTGATCGACTACACGACGGGCGACAGCAGCCACCACGTCACCGCCGATGGCGTCAGCGGGGACGGCGTCGACAACCCCCACCACCAGGTCTCCCAGGAGTACATCAACGGCAACGACGCCAAGAAGGACGAGAAGAAGATCAACACGGCCGTTTAATCGGCGGGTGATAggacttgatttttgaatttttcgttATGTTGGTACGACTGCTGTTAGATCTGATAGGTTCCCTCCCCCCACACACACAGCTACTAGATGTAAATACGTGGATTGTCGTGACATTTCGATTGTGTTTACCTTAAACGACGGGGCGCCCTCTCTTGTAGTTTTAAATAACTGTGATGTAAAGATGGCGCCGCTGTCGGGTTGTGATCGAGCTCAATTTCTCTCTCACGATGCCGATCTCACTCCTGAATCACTCAAATACTCATTTAGTTCGTGTAAAAAGTGTCATTGAAagtattaatgaaatttttactgcCATAATGCAATCAAAATGAGGGTGGCGGACGGGGGCGCACCTCCAGGCGACACCCCCGTCCGTGGGACTGCCGCTGAATgctattttacatttacacatatttttataattttagtgtatatttttatgtaaTATAAGACAataattagtttatttttttacatgtcTTAGCTTAGTTCGCATTCCATATCTTATTTATTTGCATTCCCGTTTCCGATTCGTTCTATCAGAAACTCACTTCCACTATTGTTAcggaataaaattaatatgcTCTTTATAGATATGTTAAGATTAAAAAGATAAAGTATGatattaatgtaaaaattttgtatgttaTATGTACTTAAATATTATAGAAATAAGTTGAAcgataattataaaattgttttataaataaatttatctgaTAATCGGTCGTTTCAGTCGCTCCAATTAGTTGCAGTCATGTGACGCGAACCCTTGTTTACAATTTCTCTTCGTTACAGACTCTCCGGACACCAGAAACTTGGGCGAATCGTAAGTActctttttgacatttctctAACGCGTCTGGATCAATCTCAGACGCAATCTGTCATG contains:
- the Fas3 gene encoding fasciclin-3 isoform X1 yields the protein MDSGTVLVFAVGFVFATQGAQVEVTPREVLVLPGQNVTVMCRMSVPLQYCRVEIPGMRPLNLNNKLSNAEVSYYGSGLGAGHCGFTLNHATEKNNGDVKCNLGIETEAMESTGTAQLIVAKAPKMPELDLSRGTDSVNIYKINDILQASCIVRDGRPVANISWFLNDEPIYRDQLSMASIIDIYKENLHSILQNLTRVLQASDNGKHLRCVAYHPAYPNGMAETQRQLDVKYAPLPQGELDKFGYTVGQPGLITVVVEANPKPHIEWDIGSERIKENENDQTGRIEAETVKDMGNGRYDISLRIAAINKRDTEKVYVLRAYNDMGDQQYTIKISTSPEPEGIELGIGGIIGIVISVMVVILLVFILVFAKVTGRWCFSDSPDTRNLGESSDTESADVRHRDTRHFSPIKLTQFFKKNKDKVASTEDMEPKKVDDDVKAPLEGAPDRDDEPKEGLVYAELDLVSPGGVKPLVKDDDDKTEYAEIVYTPQDADNKS
- the Fas3 gene encoding fasciclin-3 isoform X2, encoding MDSGTVLVFAVGFVFATQGAQVEVTPREVLVLPGQNVTVMCRMSVPLQYCRVEIPGMRPLNLNNKLSNAEVSYYGSGLGAGHCGFTLNHATEKNNGDVKCNLGIETEAMESTGTAQLIVAKAPKMPELDLSRGTDSVNIYKINDILQASCIVRDGRPVANISWFLNDEPIYRDQLSMASIIDIYKENLHSILQNLTRVLQASDNGKHLRCVAYHPAYPNGMAETQRQLDVKYAPLPQGELDKFGYTVGQPGLITVVVEANPKPHIEWDIGSERIKENENDQTGRIEAETVKDMGNGRYDISLRIAAINKRDTEKVYVLRAYNDMGDQQYTIKISTSPEPEGIELGIGGIIGIVISVMVVILLVFILVFAKVTGRWCFSDGATVIDYTTGDSSHHVTADGVSGDGVDNPHHQVSQEYINGNDAKKDEKKINTAV